The Desulfobulbaceae bacterium genomic sequence TCGAGTTAGGTGGTGTCGATGAAATCGTAACGCTGAAAGACATTAGCCGGGTCATTTTAAGTAAATTGTAGATTTTTTTTCATGATCGGTTATTTGTGCCGATAAAGCTAGTGGTGCCGTTTTTTTGTAAATATTCGGTTTGCCCTGAAAGGGCCAGAACATACCAGCCCAGGGCCACGACCTGGGGACTGGAATAGTACAGATAGCCCTGAAAGGGCGTGACATCTGACCCTGCCGGTTTTAAGCCTATGTGACGCCCTTTCAGGGCTATTTATTAAATGTTCCTATATCCCAGGGCGTTGCCCTGGGATAGTATGTTCCGCCCCTTTGGGGCTGAGGAAAAACACCCGCTAAGGAGTAAATGTAGCTACTTAACTGTTTTTAGCTCTAGCCGAATATTTACAAAAAAGATTGCATTTCATTTTTTTTCTGGTAACTAATTTATTAGGTATTTTTACCTAGCAAACCATTTTCTTAGATAGATGTCAGCACCTCATATTAACGCCTGCCAAAAGAGGAAAAACATGAAAGATAGCAACTTCAATAAAATGAAGACAAGACTGAGCGAAATTTCACGTCGAGATTTCATGAAGTACTGTAGCGTCATGGCCAGTACATTAGGACTCTCAACAGGAATGGCGCCCCAAATTGCCGAGGCAATCACCAACCCTAAAAAACGACCACCCGTTATATGGCTTCATGGCCAGGAATGCACAGGTTGCACCGAAACCCTTTTACGTCCTTCACACCCGACGCTTGAAAACCTTATTCTTGACATTATCTCACTTGATTATCATGAAACACTTCTGGTGGGTTCAGGACACCAGGCAGAAGAATCACTACACAACTCCATAAAACTTAACGACGGCAAATTTATCCTGGTTATTGAAGGAGCAATACCGGTAAAAGATAATGGCATTTACTGCATGATTGGCGGCAAATCCTTTCTAAGCCTTGTTGAGGAAACAGCCGCCCATGCTGCCGCCATTATTGCAATCGGATCCTGTGCAGCCTGGGGAGGTATTCCTTCAGCTTCTCCCAATCCGACTGGTGCGACCGGCGCCCCTCAAATACTAAAAGATAAAACAGTTGTTACCATTCCTGGATGCCCTCCAAATCCCTACAATTTCCTTTCAACTGTTGTCCATTTTCTGACCTTTGGCAAACTCCCTGCTTTGGACAGTAAGGGCAGGCCCAAATTTGCCTATGGTCGTTTAATACATGAAAACTGTGAACGTCGACCACACTTTGATGCCGGTCGATTTGCCGAAAAATTTGGTGATGATGGTCATCGTCAAGGATTTTGTCTATACAAACTAGGCTGTAAAGGTCCTGAGACCTATGCAAATTGCCCAGACATCGGCTTCAATGATCTTGGTGGCAATAACTGGCCTGTTGGTGCCGGGCACCCGTGTTTTGGCTGTACGGAACAAGGTGTTGGTTTTGCCGCTCCTCTGCACAGCTTAGCTGTTGTTGAAAACCAAACACCATTTGCCAATCAACCATCTGTTAATC encodes the following:
- a CDS encoding hydrogenase small subunit, with protein sequence MKDSNFNKMKTRLSEISRRDFMKYCSVMASTLGLSTGMAPQIAEAITNPKKRPPVIWLHGQECTGCTETLLRPSHPTLENLILDIISLDYHETLLVGSGHQAEESLHNSIKLNDGKFILVIEGAIPVKDNGIYCMIGGKSFLSLVEETAAHAAAIIAIGSCAAWGGIPSASPNPTGATGAPQILKDKTVVTIPGCPPNPYNFLSTVVHFLTFGKLPALDSKGRPKFAYGRLIHENCERRPHFDAGRFAEKFGDDGHRQGFCLYKLGCKGPETYANCPDIGFNDLGGNNWPVGAGHPCFGCTEQGVGFAAPLHSLAVVENQTPFANQPSVNPEPKGKGMSAGAAALVAGAAGAAIGAGAVMAKNINQSDKCCDSSSKGE